One Vespa velutina chromosome 19, iVesVel2.1, whole genome shotgun sequence DNA segment encodes these proteins:
- the LOC124955782 gene encoding p53 and DNA damage-regulated protein 1 isoform X1 gives MGNITEQQELLQHLEQVEAKAGEILTDRQEIIALDKRRNDDRVGMRALQKANSEKTWMTIGPMLLKMSSKTAEELLLKDQKQCDIEVNKLRSDLKIKVNELRDLELNPPVPGLMLKPMAYKEMSAMNQVLGGNS, from the exons ATGGGAAATATCACA GAACAACAAGAATTATTACAACATTTGGAACAAGTCGAAGCAAAAGCTGGTGAAATTCTAACTGACAGACAAGAAATAATTGCActtgataaaagaagaaacgacgaCAGGGTTGGCATGAGAGCATTGCAAAAGGCAAACAGTGAAAAAACTTGGATGACTATAGGTcctatgttattaaaaatgtcaAGTAAAACTGCAGAAGAATTGCTTTTGAAGG ATCAAAAACAATGCGACATAGAAGTGAATAAATTGAGAAGCGACTTAAAGATCAAAGTAAACGAGCTGAGAGATTTGGAATTGAATCCACCTGTACCCGGATTAATGTTAAAACCTATGGCCTATAAAGAGATGTCTGCCATGAACCAAGTTCTAGGAGGAAATTCTTAA
- the LOC124955782 gene encoding p53 and DNA damage-regulated protein 1 isoform X2 has protein sequence MKEQQELLQHLEQVEAKAGEILTDRQEIIALDKRRNDDRVGMRALQKANSEKTWMTIGPMLLKMSSKTAEELLLKDQKQCDIEVNKLRSDLKIKVNELRDLELNPPVPGLMLKPMAYKEMSAMNQVLGGNS, from the exons ATGAAGGAACAACAAGAATTATTACAACATTTGGAACAAGTCGAAGCAAAAGCTGGTGAAATTCTAACTGACAGACAAGAAATAATTGCActtgataaaagaagaaacgacgaCAGGGTTGGCATGAGAGCATTGCAAAAGGCAAACAGTGAAAAAACTTGGATGACTATAGGTcctatgttattaaaaatgtcaAGTAAAACTGCAGAAGAATTGCTTTTGAAGG ATCAAAAACAATGCGACATAGAAGTGAATAAATTGAGAAGCGACTTAAAGATCAAAGTAAACGAGCTGAGAGATTTGGAATTGAATCCACCTGTACCCGGATTAATGTTAAAACCTATGGCCTATAAAGAGATGTCTGCCATGAACCAAGTTCTAGGAGGAAATTCTTAA